The Pricia mediterranea genome includes a window with the following:
- the odhB gene encoding 2-oxoglutarate dehydrogenase complex dihydrolipoyllysine-residue succinyltransferase, producing MILEMKVPSPGESITEVEIAEWLVEEGDYVEKDQAVAEVDSDKATLELPAEESGTITFKAEVGDAVAVGEVVCLIDTEGKKSGGGSDEKDEDNKDSDKASDKDASQETSEEKEKDQKETSASDGDSDDKDKASQPKRTKETYATGTASPAAKKILAERDIDPSSIRGSGKDGRITKDDAVNAKPSMGSPTGGNRGETRSRLSMLRRKVAERLVDVKNETAMLTTFNEVNMSAIFELRKNYKEDFKEKHGVGLGFMSFFTKAVVRALQEYPTVNSMIDGKEMISYDFYDISIAVSGPKGLMVPVIRNAENLTFRGIESEVKRLAMRAREGEITVDEMTGGTFTITNGGVFGSMLSTPIINPPQSAILGMHNIVERPIAVDGAIAVAPIMYVAVSYDHRIIDGKESVGFLVAIKEALENPEELLMDGNVEKALEM from the coding sequence ATGATTTTAGAAATGAAAGTCCCCTCGCCGGGCGAATCCATCACAGAAGTTGAGATAGCGGAGTGGTTGGTCGAAGAAGGTGATTATGTGGAAAAGGACCAAGCGGTCGCCGAAGTCGATTCGGACAAGGCTACTCTAGAGCTTCCCGCTGAGGAAAGCGGAACGATTACGTTCAAGGCCGAGGTCGGTGATGCCGTAGCGGTTGGCGAGGTAGTATGTCTGATCGACACCGAAGGCAAGAAGTCCGGAGGCGGTTCGGACGAAAAGGACGAGGACAATAAGGATTCAGATAAGGCTTCGGACAAGGACGCATCGCAAGAAACATCCGAAGAAAAGGAAAAGGACCAAAAAGAGACGTCCGCTTCGGATGGGGATTCCGACGATAAGGATAAGGCATCACAGCCGAAACGGACCAAGGAAACCTATGCTACGGGAACGGCCTCTCCGGCGGCCAAAAAAATACTGGCCGAAAGAGATATCGATCCCTCATCCATAAGAGGTAGTGGTAAAGACGGACGTATTACGAAAGACGATGCGGTCAATGCCAAGCCATCCATGGGGTCCCCTACCGGAGGCAATCGCGGCGAGACCCGTTCTAGGCTTTCGATGCTTCGCAGAAAGGTCGCCGAGCGATTGGTCGATGTAAAAAACGAGACCGCGATGTTGACCACGTTCAACGAAGTCAACATGTCCGCGATATTTGAGCTGCGCAAAAATTATAAGGAAGATTTTAAGGAAAAGCATGGGGTAGGGCTCGGCTTTATGTCATTCTTTACCAAAGCGGTGGTAAGGGCGTTACAGGAATATCCAACGGTCAACTCCATGATCGATGGCAAGGAAATGATTTCCTACGATTTCTACGATATCAGTATTGCCGTTTCGGGTCCGAAAGGATTGATGGTTCCCGTTATCCGAAATGCCGAAAACTTGACCTTCCGGGGTATTGAGTCCGAAGTCAAACGCTTGGCCATGCGCGCACGCGAAGGGGAAATCACCGTCGATGAAATGACAGGCGGTACTTTTACCATTACCAATGGGGGCGTATTCGGATCAATGCTGTCCACTCCAATTATCAACCCCCCGCAGAGTGCCATTCTCGGCATGCACAACATAGTGGAACGCCCGATTGCGGTAGATGGTGCTATCGCGGTAGCCCCTATTATGTACGTAGCAGTCTCCTACGACCATCGTATCATCGATGGTAAGGAATCCGTCGGGTTCCTGGTCGCCATCAAGGAGGCTTTGGAAAACCCCGAGGAACTGTTGATGGACGGTAATGTGGAGAAGGCGCTGGAGATGTAA
- a CDS encoding retropepsin-like aspartic protease family protein: MTSLKKFLKKKKYVKIPLELTETNHFAITAKVNGIKGRFILDTGASNTCVSFDKIEFFKLTSEESKIKAAGAGATNMETLISTKNRIKIGKWKTKKLQIVLFDMIHVNEALTAHKAPRVDGIIGADVLLEAGAVIDYGKSRLYLKRS; this comes from the coding sequence ATGACATCTCTCAAGAAGTTTTTGAAAAAGAAGAAATACGTCAAGATTCCCCTGGAGCTGACCGAAACGAACCATTTTGCGATTACGGCAAAGGTCAACGGTATAAAAGGGCGCTTTATTTTGGACACGGGAGCTTCCAATACCTGCGTCAGCTTTGACAAAATCGAGTTTTTTAAGCTGACCTCCGAGGAGTCGAAAATCAAGGCCGCCGGTGCCGGGGCAACCAATATGGAGACCTTGATATCCACCAAAAACCGCATTAAAATCGGTAAATGGAAGACCAAAAAACTGCAGATCGTGCTATTCGACATGATACATGTCAACGAGGCCCTGACCGCTCATAAAGCACCGAGGGTGGACGGTATTATCGGCGCCGATGTACTTTTAGAGGCCGGGGCGGTCATCGATTACGGAAAAAGTCGCCTTTACCTAAAGCGTTCCTAG
- a CDS encoding TatD family hydrolase, with product MVLTDTHTHLYSEAFDDDRADVIKNALEQGIERFFIPAIDSTYTEAMLKLRDDYPKNMFLMAGLHPTHTKDNFREELRHVEKMLAEHQCYAVGEIGIDLYWDHTFLKQQREAFRFQIKLAKRHQLPIVIHCRDAFDEIFEVLESEKDEDLFGIFHCFTGTLGQAHQALSYNMKLGIGGVATFKNGKIDKFLNQIPLKNIVLETDAPYLAPAPYRGKRNESAYLIPILAKLSDIYGLSQEEIAEVTTKNSTEVFGI from the coding sequence ATGGTACTAACCGATACACATACCCATTTGTACAGCGAAGCCTTCGACGATGATCGCGCGGATGTTATTAAAAATGCCCTGGAACAGGGCATCGAACGTTTTTTTATTCCCGCCATCGATTCCACCTACACCGAAGCGATGCTAAAGCTGAGGGACGATTATCCCAAAAACATGTTTTTGATGGCGGGGTTGCATCCCACCCATACCAAGGACAACTTTAGGGAAGAGCTTCGACATGTCGAAAAGATGCTTGCAGAACATCAATGTTATGCCGTGGGGGAAATCGGTATCGACCTGTATTGGGACCATACTTTTCTAAAGCAGCAACGGGAGGCCTTCCGATTTCAGATCAAGCTGGCTAAAAGACATCAGCTCCCCATCGTTATTCATTGCCGGGATGCCTTCGATGAGATTTTCGAAGTTTTAGAAAGCGAAAAAGACGAGGACCTGTTCGGAATTTTCCACTGTTTTACCGGTACTCTGGGGCAGGCACACCAGGCACTATCCTACAATATGAAGCTGGGTATCGGGGGGGTGGCCACCTTTAAGAACGGCAAAATCGATAAATTCTTGAATCAAATCCCCCTGAAAAACATTGTGCTGGAAACCGATGCGCCCTATCTAGCACCCGCCCCATACCGCGGAAAACGGAACGAAAGTGCCTACCTAATCCCTATTTTGGCAAAGCTATCGGATATCTACGGTCTATCCCAAGAAGAAATTGCCGAGGTCACGACGAAGAATTCCACGGAAGTCTTCGGCATCTAG
- a CDS encoding asparaginase, producing MTNILLIYTGGTIGMVKDYASGALKNFDFDKLLKYVPELQQLDCYIETVSFEKPIDSSNMNPSHWVKIATLIEQHYNRYDGFVVLHGSDTMSYTSSALSFMLEHLAKPVIFTGSQLPIGDLRTDAKENLITSIQIAALRKNGQSVVREVGLYFEYKLYRANRTTKINAEHFQAFASLNYPPLVESGVHLNVFEANLYRDTRSKRFKVHTKMDRNVAVLKLFPGIDVAMLEGVLNIPGLKALVLETYGAGNAPTEDWFVESLKKAKTRGLFIVNVTQCSGGSVQMGQYQTSEQLEKLQVIDGKDITTEAAITKLMYLLGNEISGRLFKTVFETPLRGEMQ from the coding sequence ATGACCAACATTCTTTTAATATACACTGGCGGCACCATCGGTATGGTCAAGGACTATGCGTCCGGAGCGCTAAAGAATTTCGATTTCGACAAGCTGCTTAAATATGTTCCCGAACTGCAGCAATTGGACTGTTATATCGAGACGGTGTCTTTTGAAAAGCCTATCGATTCATCGAACATGAATCCCTCGCATTGGGTCAAGATCGCTACTTTGATCGAACAGCATTACAATCGCTATGACGGGTTTGTCGTGCTGCACGGTAGCGATACGATGAGCTATACATCCTCGGCATTGAGTTTTATGTTAGAGCATCTGGCCAAGCCGGTTATCTTCACCGGCTCGCAATTGCCTATCGGGGATTTGCGTACCGATGCCAAGGAAAACCTGATTACCTCGATCCAGATTGCGGCGCTGCGCAAGAATGGCCAATCGGTGGTTCGGGAGGTCGGCCTCTACTTCGAATACAAATTGTATAGGGCCAATCGGACGACGAAGATAAATGCCGAGCATTTTCAGGCCTTTGCCTCCCTTAACTATCCGCCCTTGGTCGAATCGGGGGTGCACCTCAATGTTTTCGAAGCCAATTTATACCGCGATACGCGAAGTAAAAGGTTCAAGGTACACACTAAGATGGATCGAAACGTGGCCGTACTAAAACTTTTTCCGGGAATCGATGTGGCCATGCTCGAGGGCGTGTTGAACATCCCCGGGCTCAAGGCCTTGGTATTGGAGACTTATGGAGCGGGTAATGCCCCGACGGAGGACTGGTTTGTCGAGAGCCTGAAAAAAGCGAAGACAAGGGGCCTGTTTATTGTTAATGTAACCCAGTGCTCGGGGGGAAGCGTACAAATGGGCCAATATCAGACCAGTGAGCAACTTGAGAAACTGCAGGTAATCGACGGAAAAGACATTACTACAGAAGCGGCCATTACCAAATTGATGTATCTTTTAGGTAATGAAATTAGTGGCAGATTGTTTAAAACGGTTTTCGAAACGCCCTTGCGAGGGGAGATGCAATAA
- a CDS encoding MotA/TolQ/ExbB proton channel family protein, with product MKKLFSILAAGGLFVVGTNTVNAMATTATMLQDAAPEEADKGFTQVLKEMFIQGGAGFMGIVLLCLILGLAVAIERIIYLNMATTNTSKLKQQVEDALASGGVEAAKEVCRNTKGPVASIYYQGLDRADEGVDNAEKAVVAYGGVQMGQLEKNVSWLSLFIAIAPMLGFMGTVIGMIQAFQKISAVGNLSASLIAGDIQVALLTTVFGLITAIILQIFYNYIIAKIDSIVNDMEDSSIVLIDMLVDYRRDVVVKK from the coding sequence ATGAAAAAATTATTCTCTATCCTAGCCGCAGGTGGTTTGTTTGTAGTGGGCACGAACACTGTAAATGCAATGGCAACCACTGCAACGATGCTTCAAGATGCCGCCCCTGAAGAAGCTGACAAAGGCTTTACCCAGGTGCTTAAGGAAATGTTCATTCAAGGTGGTGCCGGCTTTATGGGCATCGTTCTACTTTGTTTGATCCTCGGTCTGGCCGTGGCAATTGAGCGTATTATTTATTTGAATATGGCCACCACCAATACCAGTAAGCTTAAGCAGCAGGTCGAAGATGCATTGGCATCCGGGGGAGTCGAAGCAGCCAAAGAGGTCTGTAGAAATACAAAGGGTCCCGTTGCCTCGATTTATTACCAAGGTCTGGATAGGGCCGATGAAGGTGTTGACAATGCCGAGAAAGCAGTTGTCGCCTATGGCGGTGTCCAGATGGGTCAGTTGGAAAAAAATGTTTCTTGGTTGTCCCTCTTTATAGCTATCGCGCCCATGCTTGGGTTCATGGGTACGGTTATCGGTATGATTCAGGCTTTCCAAAAGATTAGTGCGGTAGGTAACTTGAGTGCCTCGCTTATCGCAGGTGATATCCAGGTTGCGTTATTGACCACGGTATTCGGACTTATTACAGCGATTATACTTCAAATTTTTTACAACTACATAATTGCCAAAATCGATAGTATCGTAAACGATATGGAAGATTCCTCCATTGTATTGATCGACATGTTGGTCGATTACAGAAGGGATGTTGTTGTAAAGAAGTAA